In the genome of Bremerella sp. JC817, one region contains:
- a CDS encoding metallophosphoesterase: MSVAPSVAQMTVDCYRKAGQILRGSSLRHGNVVCLDRDNSDDVMVTADLHGNRTNFRRILEIADLENHPRRHLVFQEVCHGGPTYPKAGGCMSHLMLEDIAKLVIQFPNQVHFLISNHELAELTDFPIMKAGKMLNLMFRCGMGQMYGDAVPMIRAAQLEFLGSLPIAIRIGERLMVTHSLPKGCDDEPFDITIFDREINAHDRACGGSLHRLVWGRDFRQENVDYLAQQLGIDLFITGHEPCQHGFSSPNSRQIVLDCCSRLGKYLMIPMAGELTQDELLNQIHSLHAPVLETIS; the protein is encoded by the coding sequence ATGAGTGTTGCCCCCAGCGTGGCCCAGATGACGGTCGACTGTTACCGCAAAGCCGGACAGATCTTGCGAGGATCTTCTCTCCGGCACGGAAACGTTGTCTGCCTGGACCGCGATAATTCTGACGACGTCATGGTTACAGCCGATTTGCACGGCAACCGGACGAACTTTCGTCGGATCCTGGAAATCGCCGATCTCGAGAACCATCCCCGGCGGCACCTGGTCTTCCAGGAGGTCTGCCATGGGGGGCCCACCTATCCCAAGGCTGGCGGCTGCATGTCGCACCTGATGCTGGAAGACATCGCCAAGCTGGTGATCCAGTTCCCCAACCAGGTCCACTTTCTGATCTCGAACCACGAGCTTGCCGAGCTGACCGACTTTCCGATCATGAAAGCGGGCAAGATGCTGAACTTGATGTTCCGCTGCGGCATGGGTCAGATGTACGGCGATGCCGTCCCGATGATTCGCGCGGCCCAGCTCGAGTTCCTAGGCAGCCTTCCCATCGCGATCCGCATTGGCGAGCGACTGATGGTCACCCACAGCCTGCCCAAGGGGTGTGATGACGAACCTTTTGATATCACGATCTTCGACCGCGAAATCAACGCCCACGATCGGGCCTGTGGTGGATCGCTGCATCGCCTGGTGTGGGGCCGCGACTTCCGTCAAGAGAACGTCGACTACCTCGCCCAGCAGTTAGGCATCGATTTGTTCATTACCGGCCACGAACCTTGCCAGCATGGTTTCTCATCGCCGAATTCGCGACAGATCGTCCTCGACTGTTGCAGCCGGCTTGGCAAGTACTTGATGATTCCGATGGCCGGCGAGCTGACTCAAGACGAGCTGCTCAACCAGATTCATTCCCTGCATGCTCCGGTGCTGGAGACCATTTCCTAA